A window of Theropithecus gelada isolate Dixy chromosome 14, Tgel_1.0, whole genome shotgun sequence contains these coding sequences:
- the MCAM gene encoding cell surface glycoprotein MUC18 isoform X2, whose translation MGLPRLVCAFLLAACCCCPRVAGVPGEAEQPAPELVEVEVGSTALLKCGLSQSQGNLSHVDWFSVHKEKRIPIFRVRQGQGQSEPGEYQHRLSLQDRGATLALTQVTPHDERIFLCQGKRPRSQEHRIQLRVYKAPEEPNIQVNALGIPVDSKEPEEVATCVGRNGYPIPQVIWYKNGRPLKEEKNRVHIQSSQTVESSGLYTLQSILKAQLVKEDKDAQFYCELNYRLPSGNHMKESREVTVPVFYPTEKVWLEVEPVGMLKEGDRVEIRCLADGNPPPHFSISKQNPSTREAEEETTNDNGVLVLEPAQKEHSGLYECQGLDLDTMISLPSEPQELLVNYVSDVRVSPAAPERQEGSSLTLICEAESSQDLEFQWLREETGQVLERGPVLQLHDLKREAGGGYRCVASVPSIPGLNRTQLVNVAVFGPPWMAFKERKVWVKENMMLNLSCEASGHPRPTISWNVNGTASEQDQDPQRVLSTLNVLVTPELLETGVECTASNDLGKNTSILFLELVNLTTLTPDSNTTTGLSTSTASPHTRANSTSTERKLPEPESQGVVIVAVIVCILVLAVLGAVLYFLYKKGKLPCGRSGKQEITLPPSRKSEFVVEVKSDKLPEEMGLLQGSSGDKRAPGDQGEKYIDLRH comes from the exons ATGgggcttcccaggctggtctgcgcCTTCTTGCTCGCCGCCTGCTGCTGCTGTCCTCGCGTCGCGG GTGTGCCCGGAGAGGCTGAGCAGCCTGCGCCTGAGCTGGTGGAGGTGGAAGTGGGCAGCACAGCCCTTCTGAAGTGCGGCCTCTCCCAGTCCCAAGGCAACCTCAGCCATGTCGACTGGTTTTCT GTCCACAAGGAGAAGCGGATACCCATCTTCCGTGTgcgccagggccagggccagagtGAACCTGGGGAGTACCAGCACCGGCTCAGCCTCCAGGACAGAGGGGCTACTCTGGCCCTGACTCAAGTCACCCCCCACGACGAGCGCATCTTCTTGTGCCAGGGCAAGCGCCCTCGGTCCCAGGAGCACCGCATCCAACTCCGCGTCTACA AAGCTCCAGAGGAGCCAAACATCCAGGTCAACGCCCTGGGCATCCCTGTGGACAGTAAGGAGCCTGAGGAG GTGGCAACCTGTGTAGGGAGGAACGGGTACCCCATTCCTCAAGTCATCTGGTACAAGAATGGCCGGCCTCTGAAGGAGGAGAAGAACC GGGTCCACATTCAGTCGTCCCAGACTGTGGAGTCGAGTGGTTTGTACACCTTGCAGAGTATTCTGAAGGCTCAGCTGGTTAaagaagacaaagatgcccaGTTTTACTGTGAGCTCAACTATCGGCTGCCCAGTGGGAACCACATGAAGGAGTCCAGGGAAGTGACTGTCCCTGTTTTCT ACCCGACAGAAAAAGTGTGGTTGGAAGTGGAGCCCGTGGGAATGCTGAAGGAAGGGGACCGCGTGGAAATCAGGTGTTTGGCCGATGGCAACCCTCCACCGCACTTCAGCATCAGCAAGCAG AACCCCAgcaccagggaggcagaagaagAGACAACCAATGACAACGGGGTCCTGGTGCTAGAGCCTGCCCAGAAGGAACACAGTGGGCTCTATGAATGTCAGGGCCTGGACTTGGACACCATGATATCGCTGCCGAGTGAACCACAGGAACTACTGGTGAACT ATGTGTCTGACGTCCGAGTGAGTCCCGCAGCCCCTGAGAGACAGGAAGGCAGCAGCCTCACCCTGATTTGTGAGGCAGAGAGCAGCCAGGACCTCGAGTTCCAGTGGCTGAGAGAAGAG ACAGGCCAGGTGCTGGAAAGGGGGCCTGTGCTCCAGTTGCATGACCTGAAACGGGAGGCAGGAGGCGGCTACCGCTGTGTGGCCTCTGTGCCCAGCATACCCGGCCTGAACCGCACACAGCTGGTCAATGTGGCCGTTTTTG GTCCCCCTTGGATGGCATTCAAGGAGAGGAAGGTGTGGGTGAAAGAGAATATGATGTTGAATCTGTCTTGTGAAGCATCAGGGCACCCCCGGCCCACCATCTCCTGGAACGTCAACGGCACG GCAAGTGAACAAGACCAAGATCCACAGCGAGTCCTGAGCACCCTGAATGTCCTCGTGACCCCAGAGCTGTTGGAGACAGGTGTTGAATGCACGGCCTCCAACGACCTGGGCAAAAACACCAGCATCCTCTTCCTGGAGCTGG tCAATTTAACCACCCTCACACCAGACTCCAACACAACCACTGGCCTCAGCACTTCCACTGCCAGTCCTCATACCAGAGCCAACAGCACCTCCACAG AGAGAAAGCTGCCAGAGCCGGAGAGCCAGGGCGTGGTCATCGTGGCTGTGATTGTGTGCATCCTGGTCCTGGCAGTGCTGGGTGCTGTCCTCTATTTCCTCTATAAGAAGGGCAAGCTGCCGTGCGGGCGCTCAGGCAAGCAGGAGAT cacGCTGCCCCCGTCTCGTAAGAGTGAATTTGTAGTTGAAGTTAAGTCAGATAAGCTCCCAGAAGAGATGGGCCTCCTGCAGGGCAGCAGCGGTGACAAGAGGGCTCCAGGAGACCAG GGAGAGAAATACATCGATCTGAGGCATTAG
- the MCAM gene encoding cell surface glycoprotein MUC18 isoform X3 — MGLPRLVCAFLLAACCCCPRVAGVPGEAEQPAPELVEVEVGSTALLKCGLSQSQGNLSHVDWFSVHKEKRIPIFRVRQGQGQSEPGEYQHRLSLQDRGATLALTQVTPHDERIFLCQGKRPRSQEHRIQLRVYKAPEEPNIQVNALGIPVDSKEPEEVATCVGRNGYPIPQVIWYKNGRPLKEEKNRVHIQSSQTVESSGLYTLQSILKAQLVKEDKDAQFYCELNYRLPSGNHMKESREVTVPVFYPTEKVWLEVEPVGMLKEGDRVEIRCLADGNPPPHFSISKQNPSTREAEEETTNDNGVLVLEPAQKEHSGLYECQGLDLDTMISLPSEPQELLVNYVSDVRVSPAAPERQEGSSLTLICEAESSQDLEFQWLREETGQVLERGPVLQLHDLKREAGGGYRCVASVPSIPGLNRTQLVNVAVFGPPWMAFKERKVWVKENMMLNLSCEASGHPRPTISWNVNGTASEQDQDPQRVLSTLNVLVTPELLETGVECTASNDLGKNTSILFLELVNLTTLTPDSNTTTGLSTSTASPHTRANSTSTERKLPEPESQGVVIVAVIVCILVLAVLGAVLYFLYKKGKLPCGRSGKQEMERNTSI, encoded by the exons ATGgggcttcccaggctggtctgcgcCTTCTTGCTCGCCGCCTGCTGCTGCTGTCCTCGCGTCGCGG GTGTGCCCGGAGAGGCTGAGCAGCCTGCGCCTGAGCTGGTGGAGGTGGAAGTGGGCAGCACAGCCCTTCTGAAGTGCGGCCTCTCCCAGTCCCAAGGCAACCTCAGCCATGTCGACTGGTTTTCT GTCCACAAGGAGAAGCGGATACCCATCTTCCGTGTgcgccagggccagggccagagtGAACCTGGGGAGTACCAGCACCGGCTCAGCCTCCAGGACAGAGGGGCTACTCTGGCCCTGACTCAAGTCACCCCCCACGACGAGCGCATCTTCTTGTGCCAGGGCAAGCGCCCTCGGTCCCAGGAGCACCGCATCCAACTCCGCGTCTACA AAGCTCCAGAGGAGCCAAACATCCAGGTCAACGCCCTGGGCATCCCTGTGGACAGTAAGGAGCCTGAGGAG GTGGCAACCTGTGTAGGGAGGAACGGGTACCCCATTCCTCAAGTCATCTGGTACAAGAATGGCCGGCCTCTGAAGGAGGAGAAGAACC GGGTCCACATTCAGTCGTCCCAGACTGTGGAGTCGAGTGGTTTGTACACCTTGCAGAGTATTCTGAAGGCTCAGCTGGTTAaagaagacaaagatgcccaGTTTTACTGTGAGCTCAACTATCGGCTGCCCAGTGGGAACCACATGAAGGAGTCCAGGGAAGTGACTGTCCCTGTTTTCT ACCCGACAGAAAAAGTGTGGTTGGAAGTGGAGCCCGTGGGAATGCTGAAGGAAGGGGACCGCGTGGAAATCAGGTGTTTGGCCGATGGCAACCCTCCACCGCACTTCAGCATCAGCAAGCAG AACCCCAgcaccagggaggcagaagaagAGACAACCAATGACAACGGGGTCCTGGTGCTAGAGCCTGCCCAGAAGGAACACAGTGGGCTCTATGAATGTCAGGGCCTGGACTTGGACACCATGATATCGCTGCCGAGTGAACCACAGGAACTACTGGTGAACT ATGTGTCTGACGTCCGAGTGAGTCCCGCAGCCCCTGAGAGACAGGAAGGCAGCAGCCTCACCCTGATTTGTGAGGCAGAGAGCAGCCAGGACCTCGAGTTCCAGTGGCTGAGAGAAGAG ACAGGCCAGGTGCTGGAAAGGGGGCCTGTGCTCCAGTTGCATGACCTGAAACGGGAGGCAGGAGGCGGCTACCGCTGTGTGGCCTCTGTGCCCAGCATACCCGGCCTGAACCGCACACAGCTGGTCAATGTGGCCGTTTTTG GTCCCCCTTGGATGGCATTCAAGGAGAGGAAGGTGTGGGTGAAAGAGAATATGATGTTGAATCTGTCTTGTGAAGCATCAGGGCACCCCCGGCCCACCATCTCCTGGAACGTCAACGGCACG GCAAGTGAACAAGACCAAGATCCACAGCGAGTCCTGAGCACCCTGAATGTCCTCGTGACCCCAGAGCTGTTGGAGACAGGTGTTGAATGCACGGCCTCCAACGACCTGGGCAAAAACACCAGCATCCTCTTCCTGGAGCTGG tCAATTTAACCACCCTCACACCAGACTCCAACACAACCACTGGCCTCAGCACTTCCACTGCCAGTCCTCATACCAGAGCCAACAGCACCTCCACAG AGAGAAAGCTGCCAGAGCCGGAGAGCCAGGGCGTGGTCATCGTGGCTGTGATTGTGTGCATCCTGGTCCTGGCAGTGCTGGGTGCTGTCCTCTATTTCCTCTATAAGAAGGGCAAGCTGCCGTGCGGGCGCTCAGGCAAGCAGGAGAT GGAGAGAAATACATCGATCTGA
- the MCAM gene encoding cell surface glycoprotein MUC18 isoform X1, whose amino-acid sequence MGLPRLVCAFLLAACCCCPRVAGVPGEAEQPAPELVEVEVGSTALLKCGLSQSQGNLSHVDWFSVHKEKRIPIFRVRQGQGQSEPGEYQHRLSLQDRGATLALTQVTPHDERIFLCQGKRPRSQEHRIQLRVYKAPEEPNIQVNALGIPVDSKEPEEVATCVGRNGYPIPQVIWYKNGRPLKEEKNRVHIQSSQTVESSGLYTLQSILKAQLVKEDKDAQFYCELNYRLPSGNHMKESREVTVPVFYPTEKVWLEVEPVGMLKEGDRVEIRCLADGNPPPHFSISKQNPSTREAEEETTNDNGVLVLEPAQKEHSGLYECQGLDLDTMISLPSEPQELLVNYVSDVRVSPAAPERQEGSSLTLICEAESSQDLEFQWLREETGQVLERGPVLQLHDLKREAGGGYRCVASVPSIPGLNRTQLVNVAVFGPPWMAFKERKVWVKENMMLNLSCEASGHPRPTISWNVNGTASEQDQDPQRVLSTLNVLVTPELLETGVECTASNDLGKNTSILFLELVNLTTLTPDSNTTTGLSTSTASPHTRANSTSTERKLPEPESQGVVIVAVIVCILVLAVLGAVLYFLYKKGKLPCGRSGKQEITLPPSRKSEFVVEVKSDKLPEEMGLLQGSSGDKRAPGDQVGGGSCGQSLPHPQGPGAAGANGSNSLSFTPLCRR is encoded by the exons ATGgggcttcccaggctggtctgcgcCTTCTTGCTCGCCGCCTGCTGCTGCTGTCCTCGCGTCGCGG GTGTGCCCGGAGAGGCTGAGCAGCCTGCGCCTGAGCTGGTGGAGGTGGAAGTGGGCAGCACAGCCCTTCTGAAGTGCGGCCTCTCCCAGTCCCAAGGCAACCTCAGCCATGTCGACTGGTTTTCT GTCCACAAGGAGAAGCGGATACCCATCTTCCGTGTgcgccagggccagggccagagtGAACCTGGGGAGTACCAGCACCGGCTCAGCCTCCAGGACAGAGGGGCTACTCTGGCCCTGACTCAAGTCACCCCCCACGACGAGCGCATCTTCTTGTGCCAGGGCAAGCGCCCTCGGTCCCAGGAGCACCGCATCCAACTCCGCGTCTACA AAGCTCCAGAGGAGCCAAACATCCAGGTCAACGCCCTGGGCATCCCTGTGGACAGTAAGGAGCCTGAGGAG GTGGCAACCTGTGTAGGGAGGAACGGGTACCCCATTCCTCAAGTCATCTGGTACAAGAATGGCCGGCCTCTGAAGGAGGAGAAGAACC GGGTCCACATTCAGTCGTCCCAGACTGTGGAGTCGAGTGGTTTGTACACCTTGCAGAGTATTCTGAAGGCTCAGCTGGTTAaagaagacaaagatgcccaGTTTTACTGTGAGCTCAACTATCGGCTGCCCAGTGGGAACCACATGAAGGAGTCCAGGGAAGTGACTGTCCCTGTTTTCT ACCCGACAGAAAAAGTGTGGTTGGAAGTGGAGCCCGTGGGAATGCTGAAGGAAGGGGACCGCGTGGAAATCAGGTGTTTGGCCGATGGCAACCCTCCACCGCACTTCAGCATCAGCAAGCAG AACCCCAgcaccagggaggcagaagaagAGACAACCAATGACAACGGGGTCCTGGTGCTAGAGCCTGCCCAGAAGGAACACAGTGGGCTCTATGAATGTCAGGGCCTGGACTTGGACACCATGATATCGCTGCCGAGTGAACCACAGGAACTACTGGTGAACT ATGTGTCTGACGTCCGAGTGAGTCCCGCAGCCCCTGAGAGACAGGAAGGCAGCAGCCTCACCCTGATTTGTGAGGCAGAGAGCAGCCAGGACCTCGAGTTCCAGTGGCTGAGAGAAGAG ACAGGCCAGGTGCTGGAAAGGGGGCCTGTGCTCCAGTTGCATGACCTGAAACGGGAGGCAGGAGGCGGCTACCGCTGTGTGGCCTCTGTGCCCAGCATACCCGGCCTGAACCGCACACAGCTGGTCAATGTGGCCGTTTTTG GTCCCCCTTGGATGGCATTCAAGGAGAGGAAGGTGTGGGTGAAAGAGAATATGATGTTGAATCTGTCTTGTGAAGCATCAGGGCACCCCCGGCCCACCATCTCCTGGAACGTCAACGGCACG GCAAGTGAACAAGACCAAGATCCACAGCGAGTCCTGAGCACCCTGAATGTCCTCGTGACCCCAGAGCTGTTGGAGACAGGTGTTGAATGCACGGCCTCCAACGACCTGGGCAAAAACACCAGCATCCTCTTCCTGGAGCTGG tCAATTTAACCACCCTCACACCAGACTCCAACACAACCACTGGCCTCAGCACTTCCACTGCCAGTCCTCATACCAGAGCCAACAGCACCTCCACAG AGAGAAAGCTGCCAGAGCCGGAGAGCCAGGGCGTGGTCATCGTGGCTGTGATTGTGTGCATCCTGGTCCTGGCAGTGCTGGGTGCTGTCCTCTATTTCCTCTATAAGAAGGGCAAGCTGCCGTGCGGGCGCTCAGGCAAGCAGGAGAT cacGCTGCCCCCGTCTCGTAAGAGTGAATTTGTAGTTGAAGTTAAGTCAGATAAGCTCCCAGAAGAGATGGGCCTCCTGCAGGGCAGCAGCGGTGACAAGAGGGCTCCAGGAGACCAGGTAGGAGGTGGTTCCTGTGGCCAGAGCCTGCCACATCCTCAGGGACCGGGGGCAGCAGGGGCTAACGGTTCTAACTCTCTATCCTTTACCCCTCTTTGTCGGAGATAG
- the MCAM gene encoding cell surface glycoprotein MUC18 isoform X4 — protein sequence MGLPRLVCAFLLAACCCCPRVAGVPGEAEQPAPELVEVEVGSTALLKCGLSQSQGNLSHVDWFSEKRIPIFRVRQGQGQSEPGEYQHRLSLQDRGATLALTQVTPHDERIFLCQGKRPRSQEHRIQLRVYKAPEEPNIQVNALGIPVDSKEPEEVATCVGRNGYPIPQVIWYKNGRPLKEEKNRVHIQSSQTVESSGLYTLQSILKAQLVKEDKDAQFYCELNYRLPSGNHMKESREVTVPVFYPTEKVWLEVEPVGMLKEGDRVEIRCLADGNPPPHFSISKQNPSTREAEEETTNDNGVLVLEPAQKEHSGLYECQGLDLDTMISLPSEPQELLVNYVSDVRVSPAAPERQEGSSLTLICEAESSQDLEFQWLREETGQVLERGPVLQLHDLKREAGGGYRCVASVPSIPGLNRTQLVNVAVFGPPWMAFKERKVWVKENMMLNLSCEASGHPRPTISWNVNGTASEQDQDPQRVLSTLNVLVTPELLETGVECTASNDLGKNTSILFLELGEGCIPAGDGRGRPRHGQ from the exons ATGgggcttcccaggctggtctgcgcCTTCTTGCTCGCCGCCTGCTGCTGCTGTCCTCGCGTCGCGG GTGTGCCCGGAGAGGCTGAGCAGCCTGCGCCTGAGCTGGTGGAGGTGGAAGTGGGCAGCACAGCCCTTCTGAAGTGCGGCCTCTCCCAGTCCCAAGGCAACCTCAGCCATGTCGACTGGTTTTCT GAGAAGCGGATACCCATCTTCCGTGTgcgccagggccagggccagagtGAACCTGGGGAGTACCAGCACCGGCTCAGCCTCCAGGACAGAGGGGCTACTCTGGCCCTGACTCAAGTCACCCCCCACGACGAGCGCATCTTCTTGTGCCAGGGCAAGCGCCCTCGGTCCCAGGAGCACCGCATCCAACTCCGCGTCTACA AAGCTCCAGAGGAGCCAAACATCCAGGTCAACGCCCTGGGCATCCCTGTGGACAGTAAGGAGCCTGAGGAG GTGGCAACCTGTGTAGGGAGGAACGGGTACCCCATTCCTCAAGTCATCTGGTACAAGAATGGCCGGCCTCTGAAGGAGGAGAAGAACC GGGTCCACATTCAGTCGTCCCAGACTGTGGAGTCGAGTGGTTTGTACACCTTGCAGAGTATTCTGAAGGCTCAGCTGGTTAaagaagacaaagatgcccaGTTTTACTGTGAGCTCAACTATCGGCTGCCCAGTGGGAACCACATGAAGGAGTCCAGGGAAGTGACTGTCCCTGTTTTCT ACCCGACAGAAAAAGTGTGGTTGGAAGTGGAGCCCGTGGGAATGCTGAAGGAAGGGGACCGCGTGGAAATCAGGTGTTTGGCCGATGGCAACCCTCCACCGCACTTCAGCATCAGCAAGCAG AACCCCAgcaccagggaggcagaagaagAGACAACCAATGACAACGGGGTCCTGGTGCTAGAGCCTGCCCAGAAGGAACACAGTGGGCTCTATGAATGTCAGGGCCTGGACTTGGACACCATGATATCGCTGCCGAGTGAACCACAGGAACTACTGGTGAACT ATGTGTCTGACGTCCGAGTGAGTCCCGCAGCCCCTGAGAGACAGGAAGGCAGCAGCCTCACCCTGATTTGTGAGGCAGAGAGCAGCCAGGACCTCGAGTTCCAGTGGCTGAGAGAAGAG ACAGGCCAGGTGCTGGAAAGGGGGCCTGTGCTCCAGTTGCATGACCTGAAACGGGAGGCAGGAGGCGGCTACCGCTGTGTGGCCTCTGTGCCCAGCATACCCGGCCTGAACCGCACACAGCTGGTCAATGTGGCCGTTTTTG GTCCCCCTTGGATGGCATTCAAGGAGAGGAAGGTGTGGGTGAAAGAGAATATGATGTTGAATCTGTCTTGTGAAGCATCAGGGCACCCCCGGCCCACCATCTCCTGGAACGTCAACGGCACG GCAAGTGAACAAGACCAAGATCCACAGCGAGTCCTGAGCACCCTGAATGTCCTCGTGACCCCAGAGCTGTTGGAGACAGGTGTTGAATGCACGGCCTCCAACGACCTGGGCAAAAACACCAGCATCCTCTTCCTGGAGCTGGGTGAGGGCTGCATCCCTGCAGGGGATGGCAGGGGCAGGCCCAGGCACGGGCAGTAA